From the genome of Tachysurus vachellii isolate PV-2020 chromosome 2, HZAU_Pvac_v1, whole genome shotgun sequence, one region includes:
- the LOC132862511 gene encoding ecto-ADP-ribosyltransferase 5-like, with product MRQAVFILTTTAIIIVIINTGAVLSNRKKNPAYKLDMAKDSVDDQFIGCAEETNKLIIDKVLGEELNKNKKFQQSWNKYSNVKDNFIRIIMVYTDPLGKLYSKLNDAVSSGKNDYPQNFNYVAFHFLLTRAIQIYKVQSCVNVFRRTTVDFERPKINDEMRFGRFASTSVKDDMHKIFGTKSCFKINTCYGSNIAKISKITNEEEVLVPPFEKFTITNITENQMNCEVIYTLKSAGTFSNMNCKLVKKLY from the exons ATGAGGCAAGCTGTTTTCATCCTCACCACCACTgccatcatcatcgtcatcatcaacACTGGAGCAGTTTTGTCCAACCGG aaaaaaaaccctgcttATAAACTGGACATGGCAAAGGATTCTGTTGATGACCAATTTATAGGCTGCGCTGAAGAAACCAACAAACTGATAATAGACAAGGTCCTAGGGGaagagttaaataaaaataaaaagtttcaaCAATCTTGGAATAAATACTCAAACGTTAAGGATAATTTTATAAGAATAATTATGGTCTACACCGATCCACTGGGAAAACTTTATTCAAAATTAAATGATGCTGTCAGTTCAGGAAAAAACGATTACCCCCAAAACTTCAACTACGTAGCCTTTCATTTCTTGCTAACACGTGCCATACAAATTTATAAAGTGCAGAGCTGTGTTAATGTTTTCCGTAGAACCACTGTTGATTTTGAGAGACCCAAGATTAATGATGAAATGCGATTTGGCAGGTTTGCATCGACTTCAGTAAAAGATGACATGCACAAAATATTTGGAACTAAATCCTGTTTTAAGATTAACACATGCTATGGTTCAAACATAGCCAAAATTTCTAAGATAACTAATGAGGAAGAGGTGCTAGTCCCACCTTTTGAAAAATTTACTATCACAAACATTACAGAAAACCAGATGAACTGTGAAGTCATTTACACTCTAAAGAGTGCGGGAACTTTTAGCAATATGAACTGCAAGCTGGTTAAAAAGCTCTACTGA